A stretch of Pseudomonas sp. LRP2-20 DNA encodes these proteins:
- a CDS encoding glycosyltransferase family 2 protein, whose amino-acid sequence MNTETVVPEPKQSKAIPNPPVVLNDIATQPVTLTAKNGSKKIIIKLDSIQQSDSRIQLDIWATQAGLPFCLAAPNKAIPCEISTTSRADVEASIGNQSSLKVSGYRILAKLSSPPPKDLYLTFNFEGTVFAYKLPSKRAFADTFDISELELESSTNAQAHIDLCGAIPGKVGVISGWSIAKPGVTLWLVDSKGNKKDLSTCLRFHRDDIAKIFKSEYSSQIVYGGFVTDWPYPQDIEDHLAVVEQKGDQFKLIATVRWTTIADDPVNYAEFAFKLATPAQDFNTRLNAWEGDVVNSLIFEKNLENQRNDLPATCWQFGSLLEEQVKTSVIVPLYGRWDFVEHQLSAFAKDPAFKESAEIVYVIDDPALINAFVNEAESLFKLYQVPFTIVWGHRNRGFSGANNLGVKHSKGDTLILLNSDVFPRHTGWVESLSQCLEDNPEYGMIGPRLLFPDGSIQHCGMQFVYSQSWSVWLNKHPLAGLDPALDQAVGLTEKPAITGACVAIKRSTYDKIEGLDEGYLIGDFEDSDLCLKVHAEDLKIGYLPSVVLTHLERQSFTLLGDVSYRTLVVRFNAWRHTKKWGKNIEKIMNKFKSE is encoded by the coding sequence GTGAATACTGAAACCGTGGTCCCCGAGCCTAAACAATCAAAAGCCATACCCAACCCACCCGTTGTGCTGAACGATATCGCCACACAACCGGTCACGCTGACAGCGAAGAACGGCTCGAAGAAAATCATTATCAAACTGGATAGCATCCAGCAATCGGACAGCCGCATCCAGCTGGATATTTGGGCCACGCAAGCAGGTCTGCCGTTTTGCCTGGCGGCGCCCAACAAAGCGATTCCTTGCGAGATTTCAACGACCTCGAGAGCAGATGTGGAAGCCTCCATCGGCAACCAGTCGAGCCTGAAAGTTTCCGGTTACCGCATCCTTGCAAAATTGTCGTCTCCACCCCCTAAAGACCTGTACCTGACGTTCAACTTCGAAGGCACCGTCTTTGCTTACAAGCTGCCGTCGAAGAGGGCATTTGCCGATACGTTCGACATCAGCGAGCTCGAACTAGAAAGTTCGACCAACGCCCAGGCCCACATTGATCTCTGCGGCGCCATCCCTGGAAAAGTCGGAGTTATTTCGGGCTGGAGCATTGCCAAGCCCGGGGTTACGCTGTGGCTGGTCGACTCGAAGGGCAACAAGAAAGACCTTTCGACTTGCCTTCGCTTCCATCGCGATGACATTGCGAAAATCTTCAAGAGTGAATACTCGTCACAAATCGTCTACGGTGGTTTTGTAACCGACTGGCCTTACCCACAGGATATCGAAGATCACCTCGCGGTCGTCGAGCAGAAGGGCGATCAGTTCAAACTTATCGCAACAGTGCGCTGGACGACGATCGCTGATGACCCTGTGAACTACGCGGAATTTGCGTTCAAACTGGCCACTCCCGCGCAGGATTTCAATACCCGGCTCAACGCCTGGGAAGGCGATGTCGTAAACTCTCTGATCTTCGAAAAAAATCTGGAAAATCAGAGAAACGATTTACCCGCTACATGCTGGCAATTCGGCAGTCTGCTCGAAGAGCAGGTTAAAACCAGTGTCATCGTTCCGTTGTACGGCCGCTGGGATTTCGTCGAGCACCAACTGAGCGCTTTCGCCAAAGACCCTGCGTTCAAAGAAAGCGCAGAGATCGTTTATGTCATTGATGACCCTGCGCTGATCAACGCTTTCGTCAACGAAGCAGAATCACTCTTCAAGCTTTATCAGGTTCCCTTCACAATTGTCTGGGGTCACCGTAACCGAGGTTTCTCCGGCGCCAACAACTTGGGTGTGAAGCATTCCAAAGGCGACACGCTGATCCTGCTCAACAGTGACGTTTTCCCCCGCCACACTGGCTGGGTCGAAAGCCTCAGCCAATGCCTGGAAGACAATCCTGAATACGGAATGATCGGGCCAAGACTGCTCTTCCCGGATGGCAGTATCCAGCATTGCGGAATGCAGTTCGTCTACTCGCAAAGCTGGAGCGTATGGCTTAACAAGCATCCACTGGCAGGCCTTGATCCAGCGCTGGATCAAGCGGTTGGCCTGACGGAAAAACCAGCCATCACCGGTGCCTGTGTTGCAATCAAGCGTAGCACCTACGACAAAATCGAAGGCCTCGACGAAGGCTACCTGATTGGTGACTTTGAAGACTCGGACCTGTGTTTGAAAGTGCACGCCGAAGACTTGAAGATCGGCTACCTCCCCTCCGTGGTGCTCACCCACCTCGAGCGTCAGTCCTTCACCTTGCTCGGCGATGTCTCGTATCGAACGCTGGTCGTCAGGTTCAACGCGTGGCGCCATACGAAAAAATGGGGCAAGAACATCGAGAAGATCATGAACAAATTCAAGTCGGAGTGA
- a CDS encoding glycosyltransferase family 4 protein: protein MSKDRILVLAHGHPDFNLGGGEIAAYNLFKAFKNNPDVEKAWFIGRVDRGNGPTGSFSLRREDEYLWEQSLGNSFLIKAANAHAVWHGFRAMIAALKPTKIYAHHYFHLGLEYFRIIKQELPNAQLIVTLHEYMAICHQQGQMVKAGTKKLCYESSIDDCHRCIPSFSREQFWLREMFIKEHFEFVDHFVSPSEFLRQRYIAWGIEPQNITVIENGQDEAEPAPPRVTTSARNRFGFFGQINEFKGADLLLEAITRLTPKQRKKIVVEFHGANLEHQSHEFQKKINDLMQPLIAEGCVRWAGPYQASQLKSRLAKIDWVLVPSIWWENSPMVIQEAFIYGRPVICANIGGMAEKVTHGVNGLHFEARNAIDLADTLLEAATTEGLWESLHDGIVKPISYSECAVEHLKITPQRGPKNEKISLMNLSPA, encoded by the coding sequence ATGAGCAAAGATCGCATTCTGGTCCTGGCGCATGGCCACCCAGACTTCAACTTGGGGGGCGGAGAAATTGCCGCCTACAATTTGTTCAAAGCCTTCAAGAACAACCCCGACGTGGAGAAAGCCTGGTTCATAGGCCGCGTGGACCGCGGTAACGGCCCCACTGGCAGTTTCAGCTTGCGCCGAGAGGACGAGTACCTGTGGGAACAATCCCTGGGTAACTCATTCCTTATCAAGGCAGCGAACGCCCATGCGGTATGGCATGGTTTCCGCGCCATGATCGCGGCTCTCAAACCGACCAAGATCTATGCACACCATTACTTCCACCTTGGGCTGGAATACTTCCGCATCATCAAGCAGGAGCTTCCTAACGCCCAGCTGATCGTGACCCTGCATGAGTACATGGCCATTTGTCACCAGCAGGGTCAAATGGTCAAGGCCGGCACCAAGAAGCTTTGCTACGAGTCTTCCATCGATGATTGCCATCGCTGCATCCCTTCGTTCAGCCGAGAGCAATTCTGGCTTCGCGAGATGTTCATCAAGGAACACTTCGAGTTCGTTGATCACTTTGTCTCTCCGTCCGAGTTCCTGCGCCAGCGTTATATTGCCTGGGGCATCGAGCCACAGAACATCACGGTGATTGAAAACGGACAAGACGAAGCTGAGCCAGCGCCGCCGAGGGTTACCACATCGGCGCGCAACCGCTTCGGCTTCTTCGGCCAGATCAATGAATTCAAGGGGGCCGACCTGCTCCTTGAAGCCATCACCCGGCTGACACCAAAGCAACGCAAAAAAATCGTCGTTGAATTCCACGGCGCAAACCTTGAGCATCAATCTCACGAGTTCCAGAAAAAGATCAATGACCTGATGCAGCCCCTGATTGCCGAGGGTTGTGTGCGCTGGGCAGGGCCCTACCAGGCCTCGCAACTCAAGAGCAGACTGGCGAAAATCGACTGGGTGCTGGTGCCTTCCATCTGGTGGGAAAACTCACCGATGGTCATTCAGGAAGCGTTCATTTATGGGCGCCCTGTCATCTGCGCCAACATTGGCGGCATGGCTGAGAAAGTCACCCATGGCGTAAACGGTCTGCACTTCGAAGCTCGCAACGCCATCGACCTGGCGGACACTCTGCTGGAAGCAGCTACAACCGAGGGGCTCTGGGAAAGCCTGCACGACGGCATCGTCAAACCTATCAGTTATTCCGAATGTGCAGTCGAGCATCTCAAGATCACCCCGCAGCGCGGCCCCAAAAATGAAAAAATCTCGCTGATGAACTTGTCGCCCGCGTAG
- a CDS encoding polysaccharide pyruvyl transferase family protein has translation MPNIFTFGLNESVAASHSIATPELYNLVGHNTGNLAFHYAINRIIGTVPRTVSWSTNPEIINSMGDIGIMPCANQLGTHMNMGGLANVFKQLKPNFVAIGLGAQGGVGHNDIPVLPEGTLAWLDALVARAASSHPNITVRGDYTLRVLDHYGFGDKAVSLGCPSLLINKATDHGVKLQELYKKKVSKVAIAAGHPNWKALSTLESSLVRMMEDTNGMYIVQATDEAVALSRNDFDSVNPEYIQKLKGYLKLNLDDSQFAQWIRKYFISFYNIPAWMEYLRRFDFVVGARIHGVMLAIQAGVPGLCIAHDSRIRELCEKCKIPFVMADAVKDGINVQDLQHLVEFDGQAFDKNRQIIAEQYQTFLQQNGIAKR, from the coding sequence ATGCCAAATATCTTTACCTTCGGCCTGAATGAGTCTGTGGCGGCCTCCCATAGCATTGCCACGCCAGAGCTGTACAATCTGGTTGGACACAATACTGGCAACCTGGCTTTCCATTACGCGATCAACCGTATTATCGGTACCGTACCGCGAACCGTCTCTTGGAGCACGAACCCTGAGATTATAAACTCGATGGGGGATATTGGGATCATGCCCTGTGCCAACCAGTTGGGAACCCATATGAACATGGGGGGGTTGGCCAATGTTTTCAAACAGCTTAAACCTAACTTCGTCGCCATCGGCCTCGGCGCTCAAGGTGGTGTTGGCCACAATGATATTCCTGTGCTGCCAGAAGGCACTCTCGCTTGGCTGGATGCATTGGTAGCACGCGCAGCTTCAAGCCACCCGAATATCACAGTCCGTGGTGACTATACGCTGCGGGTCCTTGACCATTACGGCTTTGGGGATAAAGCAGTATCTTTGGGCTGCCCATCACTGCTGATCAATAAGGCAACTGATCACGGCGTCAAGCTGCAAGAGTTGTACAAGAAAAAAGTCAGCAAGGTCGCCATTGCCGCAGGGCATCCTAACTGGAAAGCGCTCAGCACACTTGAATCCTCCTTGGTACGCATGATGGAAGATACCAATGGGATGTATATCGTGCAGGCGACCGACGAAGCGGTGGCATTGTCGCGCAATGATTTCGACTCAGTTAATCCAGAATATATTCAAAAACTGAAAGGCTACCTCAAGCTCAACCTTGATGACAGTCAATTTGCTCAGTGGATCCGAAAATACTTTATTTCCTTCTACAACATCCCTGCATGGATGGAGTACTTGCGACGCTTCGATTTCGTGGTGGGTGCGAGAATCCATGGCGTTATGCTCGCGATCCAAGCTGGTGTACCCGGACTCTGCATCGCTCATGATTCACGCATTCGCGAACTGTGTGAAAAATGCAAAATTCCTTTCGTCATGGCTGACGCTGTGAAAGATGGGATAAACGTCCAAGACCTGCAACACTTGGTAGAGTTTGATGGCCAAGCCTTTGACAAAAATCGCCAAATTATCGCCGAACAATACCAAACCTTCCTTCAGCAGAACGGAATTGCCAAGCGCTAA
- a CDS encoding acyltransferase: MQGSILQAALDRLTAKSRSELVEAVQHFNENKSANPSVLSCFASTQVKGDITHPALAGKGNVLIRGSNSESNNSKISINGNNNIIFLGPHSRLSNADIRINCNHSILYFGGFTTVESMTTILSGDEGKIEIGDFCMLSARIIIDRSDHHSIYDTATGQKINLDQDVIISDHAWIGRDVRISKGAFIGQDAIIGQSSLVTGHVLPGCAYGGVPAKLIREGVTWSRMKCDTLDQMRESDRHQKFLKSVEHIKSRTQ, from the coding sequence ATGCAAGGTTCCATTCTGCAAGCCGCACTGGATCGACTGACTGCTAAAAGCAGGAGCGAATTGGTTGAAGCAGTGCAACATTTTAACGAAAACAAATCAGCAAACCCCTCTGTACTTTCTTGCTTCGCTTCCACCCAAGTGAAAGGTGACATCACACACCCAGCTTTGGCAGGCAAGGGCAACGTTCTCATACGCGGAAGTAACAGCGAATCGAATAATTCGAAGATCTCGATCAATGGCAACAATAATATTATTTTTTTGGGACCGCACAGCCGCCTAAGCAATGCAGACATCCGAATAAACTGCAATCACTCAATACTCTATTTTGGCGGATTTACCACAGTAGAGAGCATGACAACCATCCTGAGTGGTGACGAGGGGAAAATTGAGATCGGCGACTTCTGCATGCTTTCTGCACGAATCATAATTGACCGAAGCGATCACCACTCTATTTACGACACCGCTACTGGCCAAAAGATAAACCTGGACCAAGACGTGATCATATCCGATCATGCATGGATAGGTCGCGATGTTCGAATTTCTAAAGGCGCATTCATTGGGCAGGACGCAATTATAGGTCAGTCGTCTCTTGTAACCGGACACGTACTTCCCGGATGTGCTTATGGGGGCGTTCCAGCCAAGCTAATTCGAGAAGGTGTGACTTGGTCTAGAATGAAGTGCGACACTCTAGATCAGATGCGTGAAAGCGACCGCCATCAAAAATTCTTGAAATCCGTAGAGCACATCAAGAGCAGAACCCAATAA
- a CDS encoding class I SAM-dependent methyltransferase, with translation MDRVDIYKSLAAHTNEKGKFFKYLRTLPIDVVGDLMLNVPEHHEDLRRILPRMAPDEIQRNWNGSSGYDLLLQSCAFMRTLECGVNRFSGRSLDNAKILDFGCGWGRLLRLLYKFTAPENIYGCDPWDQSLQICADCGITGNLAQSDYLPENLPFPGMKFDFIYAYSVFTHLSEKAALAAVSACRKHIADDGLLIITVRPKSYWEVHPDSQNHLVVKSQMIKDHERKGFAFTPHGVGTPAQVNGEITYGDSSMTLDYIKDHWREWQVVGTEHFLQDPYQMLVFLKPK, from the coding sequence ATGGATCGCGTCGACATTTACAAGTCTCTTGCGGCTCACACGAACGAAAAAGGAAAATTCTTCAAGTACCTGAGAACCCTGCCAATCGATGTTGTTGGCGACCTGATGCTGAATGTTCCCGAACACCACGAAGACCTCAGGCGCATCCTCCCCAGGATGGCACCCGACGAAATCCAGCGTAACTGGAACGGTTCATCCGGTTACGATCTCCTCCTGCAAAGCTGCGCCTTCATGCGCACCCTGGAATGCGGCGTCAACCGCTTCTCGGGGCGTTCACTCGACAATGCCAAAATCCTCGACTTCGGCTGCGGCTGGGGACGGCTGCTGCGCCTCCTCTACAAATTCACCGCGCCCGAGAACATCTACGGCTGCGACCCTTGGGACCAGTCACTGCAGATTTGCGCTGACTGCGGCATCACCGGCAACCTGGCACAATCCGACTATCTTCCCGAAAACCTGCCATTTCCAGGCATGAAGTTCGACTTCATCTACGCCTATTCGGTCTTCACCCACCTGTCCGAAAAAGCCGCACTGGCGGCCGTTTCTGCCTGCCGCAAGCATATTGCCGACGATGGCCTGCTGATCATCACGGTTCGCCCGAAATCGTACTGGGAGGTGCATCCCGACAGCCAGAACCATCTGGTGGTCAAATCGCAGATGATCAAAGATCACGAGCGCAAAGGCTTCGCCTTTACCCCACACGGTGTCGGCACACCGGCACAGGTCAATGGCGAGATCACCTATGGCGACAGTTCGATGACCCTCGACTACATCAAGGATCATTGGCGCGAATGGCAGGTGGTGGGCACCGAGCACTTCCTGCAGGACCCGTATCAGATGCTGGTTTTCCTGAAACCGAAATAA
- a CDS encoding glycoside hydrolase family 99-like domain-containing protein: MLFSNFSFIFKDLYAYKCWLDYQQKLEAPAAVAAVQAPPASAAFSARALPDADGIWEWQDYPSVRARIAQAKAADRASRPVEPIATLDFSPQELAEKAARLRFRDPGPAPRVSVIVPVYNNVKLTIECLASLARHMPSGMPVEIIVADDASSDDTQALLGTLANIRYLRHEQNVGFLRNCNRAMAKVNGQYTVYLNNDVQVTAGWLEALLATFDRYDNVGAVGPKFVYPSGHLQEAGAALATDGTATMVGFGENPNEPRFNYTRRVDYVSGACLMAPTALLKRLGGFSEEFLPCYCEDSDLCLSIRADGHEIYYNPQATIIHHLSKTTAATDSDFKMACISKNISVLNRKWASSIEKNFDPRLIAFFLPQFHPVPENDLWWGKGFTEWTNVSKAYPNFVGHYQPRIPADLGYYDLRLTEVLKAQAELAQRYGIHGFCFYYYWFDGHRLLERPVEQLLLSDKPDIPFCLCWANENWTRRWDGMEQEVLMAQAHTDEDDVAVIYDLMRFFKDDRYIKIDGRPLILIYRVTLFPDFAKTAATWRKVCREQGLGEIYIAMVESFELAQANTPPSAFGCDAAVEFPPQGMAEIKPPSGAVVNPEFTGNVADYRDVAVRYASRPAPGYTRFKGAMPGWDNTARRQHAGFCFEQATPGAFQAWLEESITDTREQNFGDERLVFINAWNEWAEGAYLEPDRRFGHTYLEAVSNALDASRLLKKN; this comes from the coding sequence TTGTTGTTCAGTAATTTTTCTTTCATTTTCAAAGACCTCTACGCCTACAAGTGCTGGCTGGATTATCAGCAGAAACTGGAGGCGCCGGCCGCCGTCGCCGCAGTCCAGGCGCCGCCCGCATCCGCCGCGTTCAGCGCCAGGGCACTGCCTGACGCCGATGGCATTTGGGAATGGCAGGACTACCCCAGCGTTCGCGCGCGCATCGCCCAGGCCAAGGCTGCTGATCGCGCCAGCCGGCCGGTCGAGCCCATCGCGACGCTGGACTTCAGCCCGCAAGAGCTGGCTGAAAAAGCAGCACGCCTGCGCTTCCGCGACCCGGGCCCGGCGCCACGAGTGTCGGTGATCGTTCCGGTGTACAACAATGTCAAGCTAACGATCGAATGCCTGGCATCCCTCGCCCGGCACATGCCTTCGGGCATGCCGGTCGAGATCATCGTCGCGGACGATGCCTCCAGCGACGACACCCAGGCACTGCTGGGCACGCTGGCCAACATCCGCTACCTGCGCCACGAGCAGAACGTGGGCTTCCTGCGCAACTGCAATCGCGCCATGGCCAAGGTCAATGGCCAGTACACGGTCTACCTGAACAACGATGTGCAGGTCACCGCCGGCTGGCTCGAAGCGCTGCTGGCCACCTTCGATCGATACGACAATGTCGGCGCCGTCGGGCCCAAGTTCGTCTACCCCAGCGGCCACCTGCAGGAGGCGGGCGCAGCGCTGGCCACCGACGGCACCGCGACCATGGTCGGTTTTGGCGAAAACCCCAACGAACCGCGCTTCAACTACACCCGTCGCGTGGACTACGTTTCCGGTGCGTGCCTGATGGCCCCCACCGCCCTGCTCAAGCGCCTTGGCGGCTTCTCGGAAGAGTTTCTGCCGTGCTACTGCGAAGACAGCGACCTGTGCCTGAGCATTCGCGCCGACGGCCATGAAATCTATTACAACCCACAGGCCACCATCATCCATCACCTGTCCAAGACCACTGCGGCCACCGACAGCGATTTCAAGATGGCCTGTATCTCCAAGAACATCAGCGTGCTGAACCGCAAGTGGGCGTCGTCGATCGAAAAGAACTTCGACCCTCGGCTCATCGCGTTCTTCCTGCCGCAATTCCATCCGGTGCCGGAGAACGACTTATGGTGGGGCAAAGGCTTCACCGAATGGACCAACGTCAGCAAGGCTTACCCGAACTTCGTCGGCCACTACCAGCCACGTATCCCAGCTGACCTTGGCTACTACGACCTGCGCCTGACAGAAGTACTCAAGGCCCAGGCCGAACTGGCCCAGCGCTACGGCATCCACGGCTTCTGCTTCTATTACTACTGGTTCGATGGCCACCGCTTGCTGGAGCGCCCGGTAGAGCAACTGCTGCTCAGCGACAAGCCTGATATCCCGTTCTGCCTGTGCTGGGCCAACGAAAACTGGACCCGGCGCTGGGACGGTATGGAGCAGGAAGTGCTGATGGCACAGGCCCATACCGACGAGGATGACGTCGCAGTCATTTACGACTTGATGCGTTTCTTCAAAGACGACCGCTACATCAAGATCGACGGCCGCCCGCTGATCCTGATCTACCGCGTCACCTTGTTCCCCGACTTCGCCAAAACCGCTGCCACGTGGCGCAAGGTGTGCCGCGAGCAAGGGCTGGGTGAAATCTACATCGCCATGGTCGAGTCGTTCGAACTGGCCCAGGCCAATACGCCGCCTTCTGCGTTCGGCTGCGACGCTGCAGTGGAATTCCCGCCGCAAGGCATGGCAGAGATCAAGCCACCAAGCGGCGCTGTGGTAAACCCGGAGTTCACCGGGAATGTTGCAGATTATCGTGACGTCGCCGTGCGCTACGCATCGCGCCCTGCCCCAGGCTACACCCGCTTCAAGGGCGCAATGCCGGGCTGGGACAATACCGCACGGCGCCAGCACGCCGGGTTCTGCTTCGAGCAGGCTACGCCCGGGGCCTTCCAGGCATGGCTGGAGGAGTCGATTACCGACACCCGCGAGCAGAACTTCGGCGACGAGCGCCTGGTGTTCATCAACGCCTGGAACGAATGGGCCGAGGGCGCCTATCTGGAGCCTGACCGCCGGTTCGGCCACACCTACCTCGAAGCGGTAAGCAACGCGCTGGACGCCTCGCGTCTGCTGAAAAAAAACTGA
- a CDS encoding glycosyltransferase family 4 protein: protein MTQIINDSRDVCLAGHPFAPIGMGEHVRATFRSLRAAYATPQVHDIYKMVQPNKAEVAEFGQAMVENPAPINIFHINGNEVKPVWEHISHSRPWTGYNIVYPLWELPRYPEEWAVELDRFDEIWAASRFVMEGLQAACKKPVIHMPLATEINLDTFMSRRYFGLPEADYVFLFFYDLRSYSTRKNPEGVLHAFRKLMEKRPFTKTHLVIKVNGVDMNPQAYEALKAEVHDLHNRVTLIDRMMSSSEVKNLLRCSDCFVSLHRSEGYGFGIAEAMALGKPVIATAYSGNMDFMTEDTSLAVDYHLIPVLEGEYPHHEGQRWADPDYEQAARYMVKLVDEPEMGRAVGKRARLHMQNYFDYRYTGLRYRERLNEIRQMLAKA from the coding sequence ATGACTCAGATCATTAACGACAGTAGAGACGTATGCCTCGCGGGCCATCCCTTCGCCCCCATCGGCATGGGCGAACACGTACGCGCTACGTTTCGCTCGCTGAGGGCGGCCTACGCCACGCCTCAGGTGCACGACATCTATAAGATGGTCCAGCCCAACAAGGCGGAAGTCGCCGAATTTGGCCAGGCCATGGTGGAAAACCCGGCGCCTATCAACATCTTCCACATCAATGGCAACGAAGTGAAGCCGGTGTGGGAGCACATCAGCCACTCGCGCCCGTGGACCGGCTACAACATTGTCTACCCATTGTGGGAGCTACCCCGCTACCCCGAAGAGTGGGCGGTAGAGCTCGACCGTTTCGATGAAATCTGGGCCGCTTCGCGCTTTGTCATGGAGGGCCTCCAGGCGGCGTGCAAGAAGCCCGTGATACACATGCCCCTGGCCACCGAAATCAACCTCGACACGTTCATGAGCCGTCGCTACTTCGGTTTGCCGGAAGCGGACTATGTGTTCCTGTTCTTCTACGATTTGCGTTCCTACTCGACGCGCAAGAACCCTGAGGGTGTGTTGCACGCGTTCAGAAAGTTGATGGAGAAACGGCCTTTCACCAAAACGCACCTGGTGATCAAGGTGAACGGGGTCGATATGAACCCGCAAGCCTACGAGGCCCTCAAGGCCGAGGTCCACGACCTGCACAACCGGGTGACGCTGATCGACCGCATGATGAGCAGCAGCGAGGTCAAGAACCTGCTGCGCTGCAGTGACTGCTTCGTGTCGCTGCACCGTTCCGAAGGCTACGGCTTCGGTATCGCCGAAGCGATGGCGCTGGGCAAGCCGGTGATAGCCACCGCCTACTCGGGGAACATGGACTTCATGACCGAGGACACCAGCCTGGCGGTGGATTATCACCTGATCCCGGTGCTGGAAGGCGAGTATCCGCACCACGAGGGCCAGCGCTGGGCAGACCCGGACTATGAGCAAGCTGCCAGGTACATGGTCAAACTGGTCGATGAGCCAGAAATGGGCCGTGCCGTCGGCAAGCGTGCACGCCTGCACATGCAGAACTACTTCGACTACCGCTACACCGGCTTGCGCTACCGCGAACGCCTGAACGAGATTCGCCAGATGCTCGCCAAGGCCTGA
- a CDS encoding GDP-mannose 4,6-dehydratase, which translates to MTRILLTGASGFVGKVLHRRLLADRHEVFGSVASSPAPTDSGHHYEVMDICDRTSVDAVIQRVRPTHLIHLAAVSNVAVSFKNPMLTWNTNVIGTLNLMESLKAHAPDCFTLFVSSSEVYGETFKRGELLEEDAACAPMNPYAASKLAAELAVTQYLRQGLSGVIVRPFNHIGPGQSADFVTASFARQIALIEAGLQPPVLKVGNLEASRDFLSVEDVCDAYARLVGVPVGRLEHRVYNISSGSSRKIRAVLDELLAHTTVPIEVQTDPERLRPSDIPVAAGSNRRILAELGWAPATPLAQTVESILDYWREQIAAG; encoded by the coding sequence ATGACCAGGATCCTGTTGACCGGGGCCAGTGGTTTTGTCGGGAAGGTGCTGCACCGGCGCTTGCTGGCCGACCGCCATGAAGTGTTTGGCTCGGTCGCATCGTCGCCTGCACCGACAGACAGCGGCCACCACTACGAGGTGATGGACATCTGCGACCGCACCAGCGTCGACGCGGTCATCCAACGGGTTCGGCCGACGCACCTGATTCACCTGGCTGCAGTTTCCAATGTGGCAGTCAGCTTCAAGAACCCGATGCTGACCTGGAACACTAATGTCATCGGCACGCTGAACCTGATGGAGTCGCTCAAGGCCCACGCGCCTGATTGCTTCACCCTGTTCGTCAGCTCGTCCGAAGTCTACGGCGAAACCTTCAAGCGCGGCGAGCTGCTGGAGGAGGACGCGGCCTGTGCGCCGATGAACCCTTACGCAGCCAGCAAGCTGGCCGCCGAATTGGCGGTAACGCAGTACCTGCGCCAAGGGTTGAGCGGCGTTATCGTCCGGCCGTTCAACCATATTGGCCCGGGGCAAAGCGCCGACTTCGTGACGGCGTCGTTTGCCAGGCAGATCGCCCTGATCGAAGCCGGTTTGCAGCCGCCGGTGCTCAAGGTCGGCAACCTCGAGGCGAGCCGCGATTTCCTCAGTGTCGAGGATGTGTGCGACGCCTATGCAAGGCTGGTCGGGGTGCCGGTGGGCAGGCTTGAGCATCGGGTCTACAACATCTCGTCCGGCTCAAGCCGCAAGATCCGCGCGGTGCTCGATGAATTGCTGGCGCACACCACGGTGCCAATTGAGGTGCAGACCGACCCTGAGCGCCTGCGTCCTTCGGACATCCCGGTGGCGGCGGGTAGCAATCGGCGCATTCTCGCGGAGCTGGGCTGGGCGCCTGCCACGCCGCTGGCGCAGACGGTGGAAAGTATCCTCGATTACTGGCGGGAACAGATAGCGGCTGGCTGA